The Hippoglossus hippoglossus isolate fHipHip1 chromosome 19, fHipHip1.pri, whole genome shotgun sequence genome has a segment encoding these proteins:
- the hbbe2 gene encoding hemoglobin beta embryonic-2: MVEWTEQERAIITSIFSSLDYDDIGPKALSRCLIVYPWTQRYFGSFGNLYNAEAIKTNPAIAAHGIKVLHGLDRAVKNMDDIRGTYAELSVLHSEKLHVDPDNFRLLADCLTIVIAAKMGNGFTPDIQSAFQKFLAVVVSALGRQYH; the protein is encoded by the exons ATGGTTGAGTGGACTGAGCAGGAGCGCGCCATCATCACCAGCATCTTCTCCAGCCTGGACTATGACGATATCGGACCCAAAGCCCTGAGCAG gtgtCTGATCGTCTACCCCTGGACCCAGAGGTACTTCGGCTCCTTCGGCAACCTCTACAACGCCGAGGCCATCAAGACCAACCCGGCCATCGCGGCCCACGGGATCAAGGTGCTGCACGGCCTGGACCGCGCCGTCAAGAACATGGACGACATCAGAGGCACGTACGCCGAGCTGAGCGTCCTGCACTCCGAGAAGCTGCACGTCGACCCCGACAACTTCAGG CTCCTGGCTGACTGCCTGACCATCGTCATCGCCGCCAAAATGGGAAACGGCTTCACTCCCGACATCCAGTCCGCGTTTCAGAAGTTCCTGGCCGTGGTGGTGTCCGCTCTGGGAAGGCAGTACCACTAA
- the zgc:163057 gene encoding hemoglobin subunit alpha-D → MLSTREKELIAQIWERLTPVAEDIGSDALLRMFASYPGTKTYFSHLDISTRSAHLLSHGKKIVLAIAEGARDISQLTVTLAPLQTLHAYQLRIDPTNFKLFSHCMLVTLACHMGDDFTPVAHAAIDKYLSAFAAVLAEKYR, encoded by the exons ATGCTCTCAACGAGGGAGAAGGAGCTGATTGCACAAATATGGGAAAGGCTGACTCCTGTGGCAGAAGACATTGGCTCAGATGCGCTTCTTAG GATGTTCGCCTCTTACCCAGGCACCAAGACGTACTTCTCCCACCTCGACATCAGCACCCGCTCCGCTCACCTGCTCTCCCACGGGAAGAAGATCGTCCTGGCCATCGCAGAGGGAGCCAGAGACATCAGCCAGCTGACCGTCACTCTGGCTCCTCTGCAAACGCTGCACGCCTACCAGCTCCGGATAGACCCGACCAACTTCAAG ctcttctcACACTGTATGCTCGTCACCCTGGCCTGTCACATGGGCGACGACTTCACGCCAGTCGCACACGCGGCGATCGACAAGTACCTGTCAGCGTTCGCAGCCGTGCTCGCCGAGAAATACAGATGA